The genomic interval ATTATAAAGATCAACAATATACAGTTTATTTACAAATTATTAATCCTCGCCTTTTAGCTAAATCAGAAGTAGCCGGCGGTGCTTCTGGAACAAAGATTGAGGTCGGCCGCGCATCTGGAAAAACAGTCAATGACGCAGTGTTTAAGTTATATAAGTCATCTCAGCGCAGGGTTTTTTGGGGACACCTTGGTTTTGTTATATTCACGGAGGAAGCAATAAAAGCGGAAGGGATTCAAGCAACCACCGATTTATTAGACAGATATCGAGAAACACGATACCGCCTTTGGATGTATGCAACAAATGAACCACTAATGGATGTATTAACAGCGGTTCCCATTATGGAAATGTCAACAGCTCTATCTCGAGTAAGCGATCCGCTTGCTACCTACAAACAAAGTTCGTTTGTTAAGCCAATTGATATGCGTGAATTATTCATTTTACTAAATGAACCACCTTACGAAGCCAATATACCTTATATCAATTTAACAAAGGAAGATGTATGGAAAACAGAAAAAAAGAGTCATCGGGTCATTCAAACAAAAGGCATTGCATCCATTAAAAAGAAGAAACTGCAAAAAATAATAGAGAATCAAAACATATACGGCCTTAGGTGGATGACTAAAGATATAAAGCGTGAGGAGTTAACTCTCACTACTAAAGAATTTTCAGATGTTAGTTTACTTATTAATAAGGTAAAAGTTAAAATAAAACCTATTGTTAAAAAAAACAACATCCAATTTACCATTTCTATTAAAGCGGAGGCCATATTACGAGAGAACCCTAAAGATAAGAGTTTAAAAAACATAATTCAAGTTACTGAACAGACAATTAAACAGCAAGTGAAGGGAACCTACTTACAAGGAGTTGAAAACAATATAGATATATACCGCTTATCAGAAATGTTATACAGAAAAAATGTTCAAGCTTGGAAAAATGCAGAGCAAAACGGGAAAGTTCCATTGACCGAGGATTCAATCCAGCAGCTGGATGTCCAAGTACATTTAATTCATGGAGAAAAGAATCGAAAGCGTTCTACTATTAAATAAGCTCTCTGACAACCTAGTTTCTCACTAACCCCAACTTAGGTTGTCTCCTTTTCTTACGAAAAAACTGCCTAGCCTGCTCTAAGCAAAAAAGCAAGTTCGCCCCAAAACGAACTTGCCTCTCTATCGATCTTATTTAAACCAGCCCTTTTCTTTAAAACGGACGATGGCTTCAATTCGATTACTTACGTCTAATTTATCAAGAATAATAGAAATATAATTACGAACGGTTCCTGTTGTTAAATAAAGCTCTTTCGCAATTTCTTTCGTATTTTTTCCATCAGCAATTAAACCAAGTACTTGTTTTTCTCGCTCAGTTAACGGATTTTCTTCTTGAAACGCCATATCAACAAGCTCAGGAGCATAAATCCGACGACCATCCATAATAATTCGAATTGAATTCGCCAGTTCCTCACTTGGACTATCCTTTAATAAATATCCGCTCACACCGGCTTTTCGCGCTCGTTCAAAATAACCAGTACGCGCAAACGTCGTTAAAATAATAACTTTGCAAGCTTGATTTTGAATTTCCTCAGCCACATCTAACCCGCTTTTGACTGGCATTTCGATATCCATAATGCAAACATCCGGCTTCAAACGATTCACTAACTCAAGCGCCTCTTCACCATTGCTCGCTTTCCCGACTACTTCCATATCTTCTTCCAAATCTAAAAGAGAGCCCAGCGCTCCCAGCAGCATCCGTTGATCTTCAGCAATGACTATTCGAATCATATTGATTTCCCCCGTTCCGCTTGTTTAATCACATTCGGCACTCTAATAACGAGTTTCGTTCCATTTGATGCTGGAATGTCTAAACTCCCATTAACAAATTCTAATCGTTCCTTCATCCCTTGAAGTCCATTTCCTTTAAAAAAGTCTCCTTTATGCTGAAAACCGACTCCGTTATCTTCTATTTCTATATACCACTCCGTCGGCAACTGCTTAATCACTAGCTTACAAGAAGAAGCATGACTATGTTTAACGATATTGTTAACTGCCTCTTTTAAGCACATACTTAACACATTTTCCACTAACAATGGTGTATCTTTAAGCTGTGAAGAACCTACTAGCTCCAGCTTGATTTGTGCCGCATTCAAGATTTGGCGAATTCGAAGCATTTCTTCGACAAGACGCGTACCGCGCATTTCAGACACTAAATCGCGTACTTCTTTTAGAGCCGTGCGCGCTGTCTGCTGAATATCTTTAATTTCATTTTTAGCTGCCTCTGGACTACGAGTCAGTAATTTGCCTGCCAAATCACTTTTTAAACCGATTAAAGAAAGCTTTTGCCCTAACGTATCATGCAGATCGCGAGCAATTCGCTGCCGCTCTTCTATTTTAACAAGCTCCGAAATTCGTTTATTTGCATCCTCTAACTGTTCTTCCAACTGCTCCCTTTTCTTTCGATTGTATGTGTTAAATGGTATCAAAACTACACCAATCACACAAATGACAATGAACGGGAACTGCGTAAGAAAAATTTTATTTTGATAGAGAAACCCTAAATTTACCCCCAATATCGTAGTGATGATATGGATGGTATATAGTGTATAAAAACCAATCTTATTTTGAATATTTCCAATAAAAAAAGCGAGAAATAAAGCAAAATAAATATAACCAAAGAGACTCGTCATCGCAATTGAAGTGATAATTTGAATGGACGTCCATAAATAGACACTCCACCCCTTCGCAGCAAAGGATAATCCATAAGCGACAAAAAATAAAAGAATCATCCCAATCCCAGCTGCAATTTCTAACTTAGAGGACGATTTAAAAATAAAATAAAACGGTAGAATACAAAAAATAATCCAAACATAAGGGCTCAGCCCCGTATTCTTCGGGAAAATATGATACCAATTTTTTTTCATAACAGCCTCCTTTCCTGTACATTGTAATCTAATCAAAGACTAAAAAACCATTCATAGCAAGAATGGTTTTTTAGCTTTTTATTTTTCTTGAAAGCTTGGTTGAGATTTTTCTACCAAAATCTTCGCTTCATGGAAGCCTACAAACGTTTTGCTTGACTCATCCCATAAGCGGAATCGAAGAGCTTTTAAACTAGAACGAATTGTAATCGTTGTAGCTTGTTGTAAAGGTGGTGTAGAATCATGAGCTTTCTCAAGATGATAATTCGGAACCTTCGGGCTGAGGTGATGTACGTGGTGAAAACCAATATTTCCTGTCACCCATTGCAATAGCTTTGGAAGCTTATAATATGAGCTTCCATCAATCGCAGCCTTCACATAATTCCAGTTTTCTTCCTCTTCAAAATAAGAATCCTCAAACTGATGCTGTACGTAGAACAGCCAAATTCCAAGCAACCCTGACACAAACATGATTGGAAGTTGAATCATAAGAAACGCTTGCCAGCCAATTGCTAAACATAACAATGTATACAGTACAATAACAGAAACATTCGTTACATACGTATTGACTCTTTCTTTCTTACGTGCTCCTTTTCGATTAAAACGATTTGATACTAAGAATAAATACGCTGGCCCTAATCCAAACATCACAAGCGGATTTCGATATAAACGATACTGAAGCCGAACCCAAAACGAAGCATTTACATACTCCTCCACCGTCATAATCCAAATATCGCCTGTCCCTCGCTTATTTAAATTACTGCTTGTCGCATGATGAATTGAATGGTCGCGCTTCCACTTTTCATATGGAAATAGCGTAATAATACCTGTAATTGTCCCTAAAATATCATTAGCTTTTCGACTTTTGAAAAAAGACTGATGGCAGCAATCATGAAAAATAATAAAAATTCGGACCACAAACCCTGACGCAATAATCGAAAGAGCTAAACTTAACCAATAAGAAATTTCCAAACTATAATACGCAGCAACCCATAACAAAATAAACGGTGGAATCGTATTAACTAACTGCTTTACACTCGTTTTTACATTAGACTTTTCAAAAGGAGCGATTTGTTTTCTTAGATTGACTTGATTTTGTTTACTCATTTCTGCCTCCTGAACAGTTCACTTCTCTTTTATCTTGAACAATTTACTTCTCTTCTATAATAAAAAAGAACACAATATCGTTATAGTCATAAACGTCAGGTAGAGAATATGACAAATGTCATATCCTCTACTTATTCAAATTCTATATGTTGAATATAACATAACAACAATATATTGATTTTTGACAGTTGCTATTATCGCTATTTCTTATAGAAACAAATCGTTTATCTTTCGTTATCTTCTAGCGTTTGAAATAGTAAATTGGAATAAGGATGTTTTAACTGCCCAACATCCAAAAGATGAAATGTTTCAATAATCTCTCCTTGATACATAACTGCTACTCGATCACACAGTTCCTTCGTTGATTGTAAATCATGAGTGATAAATAAGTAAGATAATTGTTCTTGCTTTTGAATTCGTTTTAACATACGTATAATAGAAGTTTGTGAAGTAGAATCTAGACTGGCTATTGATTCATCAAAAATAATAATGTCTGGTTTCACAGCTAAAGCTTTTGCAATACAAACTCGTTGCTTTTGTCCACCGCTTAATTGGTGAGGATATCTTATTAAATAGGAAGCATCCAAATTAACTAACTCAAGCAATTGTATACATTGAGTTCTCCATTCTTTGTTTTTAGAAAAATAGTTGCGCAGCGGTTCAGTTAAAATTTCCTGTACGTTCATCTTTGGATGCAAAGATGAAGATGAATCTTGTAATACCATTTGTAACCGCTTATACAACTGAATATCCTTTATTTGATTGCTATTAATTAATTTTCCATCAAGTAAAACCTGCCCCGAAGTGACAGATTCTATTTTCATAATCAATTTGGCTATCGTACTTTTTCCGCTGCCGCTTTCACCAACAATCCCCAAGCATTCTCCTTTAGACAATGTTAAATTAACCTGATTAACAGCTGTAAAATGCTTCTTTCTTCTAAACCACGATAATTTTCTTGATCTGACAGAGTATTCTTTAGTAACATTACATAACTCAAGAAGGGTCAAAGGAGAACTCCTCCTCGGTCCATTTGAACCACACGGTCGGCATATTTCTTAACACTTTTCTCATCATGAGAAATAAGTAAAATCGTCAATTTTAATTCCTGTTGCAGCTGCTTAAGCAACGTTAAAACCTTTTCACGATTGATCACATCAAGAGCAGTCGTTGGTTCATCTGCAATAAATATCTTTGGCTGCAAGCTTAACATCATCGCTAATAGTACCCGCTGTCGCATTCCTCCACTTAATTCAAAAGGATATAGAGATAAAATGTGCTCTGGATCTGAGAAACCGACTTGATTTAATAACGAGTGTAAAGATGTTTCTATACTTTTTTTGTTCCACTTCTTATGCCTTAATGCTTCTACCATTTGTCTTTTCACAGTTTGAATAGGATTTAACCCATTTAAAGAATGTTGAATTAATAAACCAATTTCATCACGACGAAGCTGTTGGAGACGTCTTTCATCATAGTCTATAATATTTTCATCCCTATATATTATTTGCCCATGCGTCACACGACAGCCTTTCTCCAAAAGTCCAACTATTGCATGTGCAGTTAAACTTTTTCCACAGCCGCTTGGACCGGTAATAGCAAGCATTTCCCCCCTAAATAATTGAAACGACATATCATCGACAATCGTTTCCCACTTTCCTTCATTCTGACAAGAAATTTTTACATGTTCGATACTTAGTAAGGGATCTATATTCTTCTTCATCTTACACCTCTTTAAGAGTAGTAGAATCTAATTTTCTAAATCTGTCGCTAATTAATTGACATGCTAATACGAAAAATAAAATAGCCATCCCCGGAAAAATCATCACATGTGGAGCAATTTGAAAATAAGACGTTGCATCATGTAACATCGCTCCCCATTCAGGTGTTGGAGGTTGGATTCCTAACCCTAAAAAAGAAAGTCCCGCAATAGCCAGCACGATTTTCCCCATATCCAATGCACTAAAAACAAGAACAGATACAAAGATTTGCGGAAGAATATAACGTTGCATAATACGCCGATGTGAATTTCCTGACATGCGCGCCGATAATAGATAGTCCTCTTTACAAATCTTAATCACCAGACTCCTAATAAAGCGAACATAGTTTGCCCAACGAACGATTATGATCGCAATAATCATATTAATAAATCCAGGTCCTAGGACACCAACAATTGCAATTGTGAGAACAATATCAGGAATAGCTAGCATACTATCAATTACTCGCATAAAAATATGATCTGTTCGACCACGTACATATCCTGTTACTAGCCCAATTGGAATACTAATTATTAAAGTAAAAATAATAATAAGAAAAGCAGCTGTCATACTTATTCTAGCTCCGTAAATAACCCTTGATAATATACAACGTCCTAAATGATCCGTACCAAATGGATACATCCAACTTGGAGAAGATAATCTATTAGCTAAATTTACATTTACAGGGTCGTGAGGAGCAATCCAAGGAGCAAAGATTCCAATAAAAAGGATTAGTATAAGCACCCCGCTTCCTACTATTACGTTTATATCTAATCGATATAACATCTTTTGCATGAATACATTCCCTTCTAACTAACCCTTAAGCGCGGATCTACTAGAACATAAATAAAATCTACAACCGTATGAATACAAACAAATAGAATAGATGCAAAAATAACATACCCTTGAATAACTGGATAATCTCGCATATTAATTGACTCAATAATATATCGTCCTAGACCTGGCCATGAGAAAATAGATTCTACAATAATACTTCCACCTAGCATAAAAGCAAAACTTGTCCCTATCATCGTCACAATTGGTAAAAAAGCATGCTTGAGCACTTGAAAAACTAATATTCGTCTCTTGGACATGCCCCTTGCTCTAGCCGCTTTCACAAAATTTTGGTTCATCATATCCAACATACTTGTCCGTAACACTCGAGCATACACGGTTCCTAATCCTAACCCCAGTGTTAGCGCTGGTAACACGAGATGCTGCCAAGTGCCATTTCCCATAGAAGGAAGCCAGCCATATTGCACAGAAAATAAATAAATGAATAGAAATCCTAACCAAAAAGAAGGAACCGCAGACCCGAAAAGAGCCATAAGTCTGCCGATTCTATCTAATATCCCTGCTGAATAGATAGCTGTTGAAATTCCTAAACTGAGAGTAATCACTAGCATAATCAATAAACCAGCACACGCTAGTTCTAAAGTAGCCGGTAACCTTTCGAATAGTTCATCAACGACGGGCTCTTTAGAAACATAGGAGTTTCCCCATTGCCCAGTGAAAACCTCCTTGATCCATTGGACATATTGACTCCCTATAGATTCTGTTAATCCTAGCTCCGAGCGTAATGAGTCTAGTGCTTCTTTTGATGCAGGAACATCATTCACTTTTAACATAATCGTAGCCGGGTCTCCAGGCGATACTCTTAGTAGTAAAAAAGTAAGCGTAGCGACGCAAAAAACAACAAAAACTAATTGAATCAAATGTTCTATGAAAAACTTAATCATCTACACTATTCCACATCAATTTGTGAATGATTATAGTAATACTCAATCGGATGAGCAACAAATCCTTTTAAACCGTCTCTAACAGCAAATACCGTATTCGGGAAAACAATAAATGACTGTGGAATATCTTTATTAATTTCCTCTTGTATTTGAATAGCTAATTGATTGCGCTTCTCCAAATCCGTTGTTTGACTTAACTGATTAATCATTTTATCAACCGAAAGAGACACATACTTACTCACATTTGATTCACTATTAGATTGATAAAATATTTCTAAGAAGTATTGTGGGTCACCTGTATGTGCTGTTAACATGCTGTACATTGATAAATCCCAATCCTCATTCGCTAATGTATCATCAATATTCTCTACTTGACGAATATTGATTTTCATTCCTTCAGCTAATAATTTATTTTGAATTACTTCTGCCATTACTGTTAATTCTGGACGCTGTGGAAACGTTAATAATGTCGCTTCAAATGTCTTTCCTTCTTTTTCCCACATGCCCTCAGAATTTTTCTTCCAACCTTCTTGCTGCATTAACTGATTAACAGATTCTGTTTCTTCTTTATTTTCCACTTTGCCAAATGGCAAGACAGGAGAAAATGTACTATGGGCTACAGACCCTTGTCCTTTCATGACTGAATTCACAATCTCTTCACGTGGAATCAACATATCAACCACTTTCCTCAATGCTAACTCTTTAAATAGAGGAGATTCCATATTGTACATCAGCATATGTGTTCTTAATGATGTAGCGGTTAACACTTCAAATTTTTTATTCTTCTCTAAAACATCAATATGATCAACAGAAATATCGGTTGCCCCGTCTACATCTCCAGATTGTAAAGCCATTAGTCGCGTATTAGCATCAGAAATAAATTTAATTGTCACTTCAGATAATAATGCTTTCTCGCCCCAATAATCTTCATATCGTTCAACAATAAGTGATTGATCTTGATTAAATTGTTTAATTTTAAATGCCCCTGTAAAGGCAGGATAGCTATCTTTATCATTAATTGTTGCTACATCTACGATGATTGTTGCTGGGTCAGCTAAATGCGCAATTAAAGCCGCATTCGGTTGTGTAGTTTCAATTTTCAACTCAGTATCTGACACGGCTTCCATCGATTTAATTTGTAATAAATCTTTCGCTTTTGGGTTTTTATCGATAGAACGCTGTAATGAGTCTTTTACGCTTGTAGCATCCATTACTTTCCCATTATGAAAACTTACATTTTTTTGCAATTGAAATAACCATGTTGTGTCATTTTCTTGTTTCCATGATTTTGCCAGCCAAGTTGTAGGCTCCAATTCTTCATTTAATTTAATTAATGTTTCCGCTGTTCCAGAGCGCATAACTTCCCAGCTATCACTACCATGTGGGTCAAGGCTTGCTGGACTCCACGAAAAAGCTAAGGTTGCTTTTTGGTTTGAATCTTCTTCATTAGTACCTTTGTCTGTTGATGTTTCATCATTTCCAGCACATCCTATAAGTGCTAGAAAGCATAAAGCAAGAACCATCCATAATCCTAAGTTTCGTTTCCTATTCCAATTCTTCAACATGTTCTTCCCCCTATAAAATGATTAAAAACAAAAAAGCATTTCTGACTATATAAAGAGGTCAGAAATGCTTTTAATGATAAAAATAGGGAATCTACACCTATAATCATCCATAGATGATATACGTACAGACTTGTGATTATCAGCACACTAACCACCTCCCTAAAAATCCCGTAGGTCTAACAGTGATGTTCAAATAGGTAGGTCTCCTGACTCAGGGCATTCACTCTCAATCCTTCCCAGGTGTTACCCCAGTGGTTTTTCTGAAAGCTCACAGCATATCATACTGTTTCCCTACACAGTGGCGGGTCCGTGTCGGAATTAAACCGACTTCCCTATTAAGCAAACGAAACTTCCTAAAGCTTCATTGTGCACCTATTTTCTACATATGAAATTTTTAACATTCTGTTATTTCAAACACTTATATTCTAATTAAAAATAATAGTTATATAATTAACGATTGTCAATGGAAAACTAGACATTCTAGTTAATAATGCACATGTATCAAGACAGATGCTTTTCAATGAAACAACAATGGAACATTTTAATCTTTCTTTCGGAACTGGATTCTATCCTACATTCCATTTTATGCAGGCTGCTTACCCTGAATTAAAGAAATCTAAAGGTAAAGTGATTAACTTTGCTTCAGGTGCCGGAATTGATGGACAACCTACACAAACTTCTTATGCAGCCGCAAAAGAAGCGATCCGCGGAATTTCTCGTGTTGCCGCAAACGAATGGGGCCCAGATGGAATTAACGTCAATTTAATCTCACCTATTGCGCTTACTCCGGGCGTTCAACAATGGCGTGAAAATGATCCAACATTATACGATGCAATGATTAACAAAATTCCGCTTCGTCGTCTTGGTGACCCAGAATAAGATATCGGTCGAGTAGCTGTTTTCTTAGCCGGCAGCGATTCAGATTATATGACTGGACAAACACTTATGGTAGATGGCGGTACTATTAAATTACGTTAAGGAGGAATTTAGCATGGGAAGATTAGATAATAAAGTGGCTATTATAACAGGTGGAGCATCAGGTATTGGAGAA from Peribacillus asahii carries:
- a CDS encoding Ger(x)C family spore germination protein, whose product is MRQTGKRKWIYLALFLAMTLPLAGCWDTSEPERMVYVHGLGIDYKDQQYTVYLQIINPRLLAKSEVAGGASGTKIEVGRASGKTVNDAVFKLYKSSQRRVFWGHLGFVIFTEEAIKAEGIQATTDLLDRYRETRYRLWMYATNEPLMDVLTAVPIMEMSTALSRVSDPLATYKQSSFVKPIDMRELFILLNEPPYEANIPYINLTKEDVWKTEKKSHRVIQTKGIASIKKKKLQKIIENQNIYGLRWMTKDIKREELTLTTKEFSDVSLLINKVKVKIKPIVKKNNIQFTISIKAEAILRENPKDKSLKNIIQVTEQTIKQQVKGTYLQGVENNIDIYRLSEMLYRKNVQAWKNAEQNGKVPLTEDSIQQLDVQVHLIHGEKNRKRSTIK
- a CDS encoding response regulator transcription factor, with protein sequence MIRIVIAEDQRMLLGALGSLLDLEEDMEVVGKASNGEEALELVNRLKPDVCIMDIEMPVKSGLDVAEEIQNQACKVIILTTFARTGYFERARKAGVSGYLLKDSPSEELANSIRIIMDGRRIYAPELVDMAFQEENPLTEREKQVLGLIADGKNTKEIAKELYLTTGTVRNYISIILDKLDVSNRIEAIVRFKEKGWFK
- a CDS encoding sensor histidine kinase, with amino-acid sequence MKKNWYHIFPKNTGLSPYVWIIFCILPFYFIFKSSSKLEIAAGIGMILLFFVAYGLSFAAKGWSVYLWTSIQIITSIAMTSLFGYIYFALFLAFFIGNIQNKIGFYTLYTIHIITTILGVNLGFLYQNKIFLTQFPFIVICVIGVVLIPFNTYNRKKREQLEEQLEDANKRISELVKIEERQRIARDLHDTLGQKLSLIGLKSDLAGKLLTRSPEAAKNEIKDIQQTARTALKEVRDLVSEMRGTRLVEEMLRIRQILNAAQIKLELVGSSQLKDTPLLVENVLSMCLKEAVNNIVKHSHASSCKLVIKQLPTEWYIEIEDNGVGFQHKGDFFKGNGLQGMKERLEFVNGSLDIPASNGTKLVIRVPNVIKQAERGKSI
- a CDS encoding fatty acid desaturase — its product is MSKQNQVNLRKQIAPFEKSNVKTSVKQLVNTIPPFILLWVAAYYSLEISYWLSLALSIIASGFVVRIFIIFHDCCHQSFFKSRKANDILGTITGIITLFPYEKWKRDHSIHHATSSNLNKRGTGDIWIMTVEEYVNASFWVRLQYRLYRNPLVMFGLGPAYLFLVSNRFNRKGARKKERVNTYVTNVSVIVLYTLLCLAIGWQAFLMIQLPIMFVSGLLGIWLFYVQHQFEDSYFEEEENWNYVKAAIDGSSYYKLPKLLQWVTGNIGFHHVHHLSPKVPNYHLEKAHDSTPPLQQATTITIRSSLKALRFRLWDESSKTFVGFHEAKILVEKSQPSFQEK
- a CDS encoding ABC transporter ATP-binding protein, which translates into the protein MTLLELCNVTKEYSVRSRKLSWFRRKKHFTAVNQVNLTLSKGECLGIVGESGSGKSTIAKLIMKIESVTSGQVLLDGKLINSNQIKDIQLYKRLQMVLQDSSSSLHPKMNVQEILTEPLRNYFSKNKEWRTQCIQLLELVNLDASYLIRYPHQLSGGQKQRVCIAKALAVKPDIIIFDESIASLDSTSQTSIIRMLKRIQKQEQLSYLFITHDLQSTKELCDRVAVMYQGEIIETFHLLDVGQLKHPYSNLLFQTLEDNER
- a CDS encoding ATP-binding cassette domain-containing protein → MKKNIDPLLSIEHVKISCQNEGKWETIVDDMSFQLFRGEMLAITGPSGCGKSLTAHAIVGLLEKGCRVTHGQIIYRDENIIDYDERRLQQLRRDEIGLLIQHSLNGLNPIQTVKRQMVEALRHKKWNKKSIETSLHSLLNQVGFSDPEHILSLYPFELSGGMRQRVLLAMMLSLQPKIFIADEPTTALDVINREKVLTLLKQLQQELKLTILLISHDEKSVKKYADRVVQMDRGGVLL
- the nikC gene encoding nickel transporter permease, which produces MQKMLYRLDINVIVGSGVLILILFIGIFAPWIAPHDPVNVNLANRLSSPSWMYPFGTDHLGRCILSRVIYGARISMTAAFLIIIFTLIISIPIGLVTGYVRGRTDHIFMRVIDSMLAIPDIVLTIAIVGVLGPGFINMIIAIIIVRWANYVRFIRSLVIKICKEDYLLSARMSGNSHRRIMQRYILPQIFVSVLVFSALDMGKIVLAIAGLSFLGLGIQPPTPEWGAMLHDATSYFQIAPHVMIFPGMAILFFVLACQLISDRFRKLDSTTLKEV
- the nikB gene encoding nickel ABC transporter permease codes for the protein MIKFFIEHLIQLVFVVFCVATLTFLLLRVSPGDPATIMLKVNDVPASKEALDSLRSELGLTESIGSQYVQWIKEVFTGQWGNSYVSKEPVVDELFERLPATLELACAGLLIMLVITLSLGISTAIYSAGILDRIGRLMALFGSAVPSFWLGFLFIYLFSVQYGWLPSMGNGTWQHLVLPALTLGLGLGTVYARVLRTSMLDMMNQNFVKAARARGMSKRRILVFQVLKHAFLPIVTMIGTSFAFMLGGSIIVESIFSWPGLGRYIIESINMRDYPVIQGYVIFASILFVCIHTVVDFIYVLVDPRLRVS
- a CDS encoding ABC transporter substrate-binding protein; this translates as MLKNWNRKRNLGLWMVLALCFLALIGCAGNDETSTDKGTNEEDSNQKATLAFSWSPASLDPHGSDSWEVMRSGTAETLIKLNEELEPTTWLAKSWKQENDTTWLFQLQKNVSFHNGKVMDATSVKDSLQRSIDKNPKAKDLLQIKSMEAVSDTELKIETTQPNAALIAHLADPATIIVDVATINDKDSYPAFTGAFKIKQFNQDQSLIVERYEDYWGEKALLSEVTIKFISDANTRLMALQSGDVDGATDISVDHIDVLEKNKKFEVLTATSLRTHMLMYNMESPLFKELALRKVVDMLIPREEIVNSVMKGQGSVAHSTFSPVLPFGKVENKEETESVNQLMQQEGWKKNSEGMWEKEGKTFEATLLTFPQRPELTVMAEVIQNKLLAEGMKINIRQVENIDDTLANEDWDLSMYSMLTAHTGDPQYFLEIFYQSNSESNVSKYVSLSVDKMINQLSQTTDLEKRNQLAIQIQEEINKDIPQSFIVFPNTVFAVRDGLKGFVAHPIEYYYNHSQIDVE